A genome region from Ignavibacteria bacterium includes the following:
- a CDS encoding ABC transporter ATP-binding protein — protein MYNTIIRFEHVSRTLVSKSNGTEVDTTILPDLSFEIEKGEFTAITGPSGSGKTTMLYLMGGLDKPTSGKVFLEDLEISSMNEDELSEVRNAKMGFVYQFHFLLPEFSALENVMMPMIARGKYSSAQAKKKATELLSGVGLSDKLQSRPNQLSGGQQQRVAIARALANDPLVLLTDEPTGNLDSKNSAMVFDLFKELNEKHKQTIIVVTHDETFAERTQRIIHILDGKIHSDTRLKDH, from the coding sequence ATGTATAACACAATAATCCGTTTTGAACACGTCTCAAGAACGCTGGTCTCAAAGTCCAATGGCACCGAGGTGGATACAACCATACTTCCCGACCTGTCCTTTGAGATTGAAAAAGGTGAATTTACAGCAATTACGGGTCCCTCGGGCTCCGGTAAAACCACAATGCTTTACCTCATGGGAGGCCTGGACAAACCGACCTCAGGAAAAGTGTTTCTTGAAGATCTTGAGATATCCTCAATGAATGAAGATGAGCTCTCCGAAGTACGAAACGCAAAGATGGGTTTTGTCTATCAGTTTCATTTTCTTCTTCCCGAATTCTCGGCTTTAGAGAACGTTATGATGCCCATGATTGCGCGCGGCAAATATTCTTCCGCGCAGGCAAAGAAAAAAGCCACTGAGCTTTTAAGCGGCGTAGGGCTTTCGGATAAGCTCCAAAGCCGCCCCAACCAACTCTCGGGAGGCCAGCAGCAGAGGGTTGCTATAGCGCGCGCCCTTGCAAACGACCCTTTGGTCCTCCTTACAGACGAGCCGACTGGAAACCTCGACTCAAAAAACTCCGCCATGGTATTTGACCTATTCAAAGAATTAAACGAAAAGCACAAGCAGACAATCATAGTAGTAACGCACGACGAAACCTTTGCCGAACGCACGCAAAGAATCATTCACATACTGGACGGCAAAATCCACAGCGACACACGCCTGAAAGATCATTAA